The window TGTAGGGATACTGCTTCTTTATGTTTTGACTCTACAGGTTGGGCGAGTAGGTTATCCATCTTCTCTTCAATGGAAGCAATACTCCTGCTATTCTCTGGATCTGGTAGTTTTTTGAGTTTTCTCTTCAGTGAGATAGCTTCCCTGAACAGGGCCCTAAGGCTGTCAGCCCATTTAGATTTATAGCGTTCAACAATGTAGTTGAGCTCCCTAAGCAGATGTGCACAACAGAGCTGGTGCAGGTTTTCCGAATAGTTGAAGTATGCCCTCCATGCATCGTGGCACAATACTGCCTTTCCGAACCCATCGGGAAAATGTGTATTCATCGCCTTAAGTCCACGTGATTCAGATATAGCTAACAGGGTGAGTTCCTCGGTCTGATAAGTCCAGACCCACTGTTTGTTTCCATCCACTTTAGCCCCAGTCTCGTCAGCTCCTATCACAGGACTTTTAGAGACTGCCGTCTTTATCTTTGCATATATTGGTGCAGACTTGCGGGCAAACCTACCGATAATGTTATCGATACTCCCCTCGCTGAGATTAATACCGAAGCAGTCCCTGAGAAGTTCTTTCATCCTTCTATAGGGAACATACTGTCTGGCATGCAGATAACCGACAATGGTTTCAACACCGCTCCCGTACTGTATGGGGGCATTGATATTGTCAGGGAATGACCCACTGATCTTTTCTCCACAGGAACAGTTTTTGGAAAAGATTCTATGCTCGGTACATACCACTTTAATCACAGGAAGATCCAGGACCTGTCTTTTGGAGGACAGTTCTGCTGGAACCGCCGACAGATCACCACCACAGCAGGTACAGAATAAAGGGATGTGGTTTTCTATTATGTCCGGGGAGGATGTCATTTCAAGGGTATGGCCTTTGTGTCCAGGCTGACCGCCGGTTTTGCGCCCTGTATCCTGACGGAGACTCTGATTTTTTTTGGGGCGGTTCTCGTCTTTTGAAGGGGGAACCGAGCTGTTGCGGCTGTTTTTGGGATTACGGTAACGGGCAAGCTCATTTTCCAAATCGGATACCCTAGATTTTAAAGACTTGACCTGCTCCATAAGCTGGAGGTTCATCTTGATCAGTTCCTGAATAAGCGTATCCCTGTGGTCCAATATACTATAGAAATGTTTCCTGAATATCAGCACATAATCCCATGAATACCAATAATCCACGCTGTTTTTCCCCACAAAAAAATGTGGATAAACCAACTTTAAAGCTGATTTTCGTACAT is drawn from Belliella baltica DSM 15883 and contains these coding sequences:
- the tnpC gene encoding IS66 family transposase, whose protein sequence is MGKNSVDYWYSWDYVLIFRKHFYSILDHRDTLIQELIKMNLQLMEQVKSLKSRVSDLENELARYRNPKNSRNSSVPPSKDENRPKKNQSLRQDTGRKTGGQPGHKGHTLEMTSSPDIIENHIPLFCTCCGGDLSAVPAELSSKRQVLDLPVIKVVCTEHRIFSKNCSCGEKISGSFPDNINAPIQYGSGVETIVGYLHARQYVPYRRMKELLRDCFGINLSEGSIDNIIGRFARKSAPIYAKIKTAVSKSPVIGADETGAKVDGNKQWVWTYQTEELTLLAISESRGLKAMNTHFPDGFGKAVLCHDAWRAYFNYSENLHQLCCAHLLRELNYIVERYKSKWADSLRALFREAISLKRKLKKLPDPENSRSIASIEEKMDNLLAQPVESKHKEAVSLQKRLLKYRKSLFTFLYHQKVPPDNNASERAIRNIKVKQKISGQFKSNNGAENFSVIRSVVDTLIKRSGNILENLNHIANLQPE